ACATAAATACAGAAATTATACCTGTGTCATACCATACACCATCATGAACACCACCAAAGATGTAAAGTTCGCCATTCAACTTGGCTACAGAAGCATGTGAACGTAAAAAGGTCATTGGGCAGAGTGATTTAAAATGGTTCTCGGACGGAGAATACGAACTCAACTCTGAAAGCCATGAGCAACCATCAAATCCTCCAAGTACTAGTACGGACTCCTCAGCTGTGAAATTTGTGGATTCACAGTCCTGTATGTCGGAGTGGTCCTTGGCAGAAAATGGAACAGATTCCAACTTGTGGCAGCGCTTCTTCAATTGGTCAATTTCTAGTTTAGATTGGCTCTACATAGGCGTAGAAGTTATTAAGCACGAGAACACCAACAAACTAATCAAACAGAAAACAGAAAGAGCATGAGGGCAAAATCCTGTGTCAACCTACACTTGACTTTCTTATGGATCTTTAAAAATCTAAGCACGACACCCTTctaaaaagatcaaattgtatttaattacaatgaacaaaataattaaaatcccAACAAACATTACTAGCTTTTTAAACCAGCATGCCAGCAACATATGCAAAAGAATGTTGGTCAACCAAGTGAGgtatataattagtaacatgctaacaataaaataaaaatatagaataaaatcACCCATGAAAAGTTGGACTTTAGGAAGGTGGATCAGTTAGCATCATATCAACACTAtcataaaagttaaattaagaTACAAAGTAAGTAAACATTTCTTTGCAAGTTCTATAGCTTcagaataatgaaaattaaatgcagTGCTCCATTATTATGACAGAGGAAGAAACCATACCAACTCATGCTCCAGAGAATCAACTTTTAGCATTTGTTTCAACTGAGAGTCCTTCAACCCTTCAATTTCTCGCATTAACTTCATAGTATATGCCAAAAGATTCAAGAGGAAAGGGGTAAATGAGAGAAAGAAAACTGTTGAATGcaaatattagaaattttcaaacttaaaagaGAGCTCAAGGCACCTTAATGATCACAGACTCAAAATCAGAAGGCCGTATATCTATCAGCACCTCTCCAGACATAGCATTGTTGTTCTCATGAAAGACCCCATTTGTCAAGTTTGGCATAGTATGGTCACTTTCACACTTTTCTTTGGGTGCCAAAGGATTGCAAAATCTTACTTCTTCTTTGGTATCAAGCACATCTTCTCCAGGTTCTTTGGCAACCACGGACTCCAATTCCAAGGGATTCAATTCACCATCCTTTCCATCCACAGAAGTCCTGCTCTGGGAAGATATGCCATCTTTCAAGTCAGAAGGCCTATCACTGTCTTGCTCAGGATATTGCAAGCATGATaacttattttcatatattttcattgcATCACTGTACATTAAAGCATGTTGTTCCCAACAGTCCACCACATATGAATCATACTTTGTATTAGCTGCATCTTTACAAGATTCACGATGCAGGTTATTCATCTTGTGAGAAGATGAGGCAAATTCCCACTCCATATCGAATTGATCTGACACTGATGAATCTAGTTTTACTTCATGAGATTCTGATCGTGCATGACTCTCCACTACACTTGAAGGTGGTGAAGTTTTGAACAACTCAGTCCACTTCTTCTCTGGAGCAAATGCGTCTTTGTTAACAACTACTGAGGCATCTAAATTGTCATTCTCCGTTAACTTAGTCTCAGCCatttcagaaaattcttgGGAGTCTAGATTCTTAAAATCCTCATCAGCATCATCATTTACATCAGAGTTagacaaaaattcaaacatgTTGTTCCACTGAACTGCATTGGGTGCACGAGGCATCTTCTCTGGCAATGGTGATGACAagaatattttggtcaatCTACTAGTTTGTTCTTTGTCAAGTTCAAACCAAAAAAGCCTCTCTGCATAgtaattttttgcaattattgGTTTGAATTCTTTCTCAAGCAGAGCCCTGCATTGCCTCCGAACATTGATTCGTACCTGAACAAGAAGAATATCTGCAGGTCAGTATACTTCTTTCATTAAAGTCAACCACATTGGAACTAACAACAAATGAAGAACATGAAATGGTGGCACTCGTCACTTCATCCTCACCAATGTAGTGAGATCACCAGTGACCCTCGAACAATTGCATGCattaagtaattattgaattacttGGGAGAAAAAACACCAATTACAATTGCTCACCTGTGCAGCGTATGGTGTAATCTCAGCACCCTCGCTAGTAATCCATGCATATGGATTAATATTCATCTGCCCAGGGGATGCCGCCTCAAAAATACCATGAAGTTTCCGATCACTATAGTTAAAAAGAAACAGAGCAAGGCCAGGGGTAACATTCTTCACGTATGAATAATGTGAAGCTGGCAATCCTGCTCAAGaaatttgtcaagaaaatACCACTATCAAAGTAGATACATTAACCTAGAAATGAAGTAAAAAAACGTGTATGCCATGTAAGCACACCAAACATCTGCTTAAGCAAGCACTCCTTGATTGTGTGATGCTTGCACCCAAATATGACAGCCCCAAGTTCATTCTTTGTCAAATTTCTAGCAGTCGGGCTCATGTTGACTGTCCAGGAGACTTTCGATTTTTCCTTCAACGGAGCAGTTCCAGTTTTCCTCCTCCTAGCCATCTAAAATTACAGCAGACATGAGAAAAATTACTAGGCATAGTTATTACAACGTTAATAATCTTGAAGCATGAAAGCAAGAACAAACCAACAATAATGTCAATCATAGAAGCAACCAAGAATCGCAATGGGAACATCTCTTACAGTGCTACTGTATGTTCCGGAAACACAAATAACTACATGATGATCAAATGACAACTAATAAGAGAAGAGCAGAGCCAGATCAAAGCTTAGAAACTGGCTTAAGTGGTTTCAACATTCAGTATGCgagaagatgaaaaataatgagTAGAATTGTTAAAACAGGGGAGAAGAAACCATAACTTCTAGTAGTTAAGGCAATCTTTTAAGCTTTTTGTCAATAAAGTAAAAGGTTGGTCTCAACATGGACTCACAGTCTGTCCGTAAATTCTTCCTCAGTAACCTATCTGCGTCAAATATCCCCCAGCCCCGCAACATAATCCCcccaaagaaaaagaaaaaagggaataaaaaaaaagagagagagaccaTTTGTTGAAGTCTGactcattaattaaaagatgTTGAAAAATCATCTTCAGAAGCCCATGCAAGCATCAACCAAAGTGGGCGCAAGATAGAGATCGTGCACAAACATCACTCAATTTCATCCAAATGAAGTGCAAACCCTCAGACTAAATATAAATCACAAACTTCAAGCTTGACAGCCAAACAAGTTTAACGAAACTCTTCTCCATCCCACATCTAGATCATAGCATAATAGCACtgcagaaataaaaatgaaaataaaataaaataaagagggGGAAATGAAACTGCATAACTTAAGCAGTAGAACCAGTAAATTGGATGACATTGAATGTATATAATTCCTCAAAGAAGCGTATCAAGCCTCAAAACCGTGACAGTTTGACACATAAAAAACCAACACAGATCTTTATATCATTTATCATTCTCATCTCTCGCTGCAGTGTACATTTTCTGGCTTCTATCACGGTTTCAAAGGCGTGCGACAAACTGCTCAGCAGCAGCAGCCCATgaacaaaacaataaaagcCATC
This region of Sesamum indicum cultivar Zhongzhi No. 13 linkage group LG4, S_indicum_v1.0, whole genome shotgun sequence genomic DNA includes:
- the LOC105160841 gene encoding uncharacterized protein LOC105160841 isoform X2 translates to MARRRKTGTAPLKEKSKVSWTVNMSPTARNLTKNELGAVIFGCKHHTIKECLLKQMFGLPASHYSYVKNVTPGLALFLFNYSDRKLHGIFEAASPGQMNINPYAWITSEGAEITPYAAQVRINVRRQCRALLEKEFKPIIAKNYYAERLFWFELDKEQTSRLTKIFLSSPLPEKMPRAPNAVQWNNMFEFLSNSDVNDDADEDFKNLDSQEFSEMAETKLTENDNLDASVVVNKDAFAPEKKWTELFKTSPPSSVVESHARSESHEVKLDSSVSDQFDMEWEFASSSHKMNNLHRESCKDAANTKYDSYVVDCWEQHALMYSDAMKIYENKLSCLQYPEQDSDRPSDLKDGISSQSRTSVDGKDGELNPLELESVVAKEPGEDVLDTKEEVRFCNPLAPKEKCESDHTMPNLTNGVFHENNNAMSGEVLIDIRPSDFESVIIKLMREIEGLKDSQLKQMLKVDSLEHELSQSKLEIDQLKKRCHKLESVPFSAKDHSDIQDCESTNFTAEESVLVLGGFDGCSWLSELSSYSPSENHFKSLCPMTFLRSHASVAKLNGELYIFGGVHDGVWYDTVESYNPMSNQWVKQPSLNQKKGSLAGASIYDKLFAIGGGNGVECFSDVELFDLNIGRWISTQSMLEKRFGPAAADMNGAIYVAGGYDGKDYLRSVERFDLREHAWTRIGSMNTKRGCHSLVAFKEKIYALGGYDGDKMVSSVEVFDPRVGSWMMEEPMQAAKGYFGSFVLGEKIYVIGGCMQEMEILDVIESYSEGCGWQGAGQTALGKRCFFSSLVL
- the LOC105160841 gene encoding uncharacterized protein LOC105160841 isoform X1 → MMARRRKTGTAPLKEKSKVSWTVNMSPTARNLTKNELGAVIFGCKHHTIKECLLKQMFGLPASHYSYVKNVTPGLALFLFNYSDRKLHGIFEAASPGQMNINPYAWITSEGAEITPYAAQVRINVRRQCRALLEKEFKPIIAKNYYAERLFWFELDKEQTSRLTKIFLSSPLPEKMPRAPNAVQWNNMFEFLSNSDVNDDADEDFKNLDSQEFSEMAETKLTENDNLDASVVVNKDAFAPEKKWTELFKTSPPSSVVESHARSESHEVKLDSSVSDQFDMEWEFASSSHKMNNLHRESCKDAANTKYDSYVVDCWEQHALMYSDAMKIYENKLSCLQYPEQDSDRPSDLKDGISSQSRTSVDGKDGELNPLELESVVAKEPGEDVLDTKEEVRFCNPLAPKEKCESDHTMPNLTNGVFHENNNAMSGEVLIDIRPSDFESVIIKLMREIEGLKDSQLKQMLKVDSLEHELSQSKLEIDQLKKRCHKLESVPFSAKDHSDIQDCESTNFTAEESVLVLGGFDGCSWLSELSSYSPSENHFKSLCPMTFLRSHASVAKLNGELYIFGGVHDGVWYDTVESYNPMSNQWVKQPSLNQKKGSLAGASIYDKLFAIGGGNGVECFSDVELFDLNIGRWISTQSMLEKRFGPAAADMNGAIYVAGGYDGKDYLRSVERFDLREHAWTRIGSMNTKRGCHSLVAFKEKIYALGGYDGDKMVSSVEVFDPRVGSWMMEEPMQAAKGYFGSFVLGEKIYVIGGCMQEMEILDVIESYSEGCGWQGAGQTALGKRCFFSSLVL